One part of the Micrococcus sp. 2A genome encodes these proteins:
- a CDS encoding acyltransferase family protein: MPRPVASNSAYFPGLDGLRALAVLLVVAYHLGVPHASGGLLGVGVFFTLSGFLITALLLRRHERHGELDLKDFWIRRFRRLLPAVVLVLIAVLAATALVEPGEWDERVGESLAALFYVANWHTILTGGSYFEQMDGPGPLDHLWSLAVEEQYYLVWPLLLLGLLALTRGLGGRRRTVVLFVVVVLLGTASMVLLALLADPLGDTTRAYEGTDTRAGGLLWGAALALLWRPASVGRVRGAAVWALDLVGVLGLAGILALVATTDQDSPSLYTWGIAALTVATCAAVLPLVHPASRLGRVLGVAPLRWIGARSYGIYLWHMPVVAFLPDRALYGQPVLRGALILGLTLLIAALSWRFVEDPIRHHGLRAVLTGRAPARRSGAEGETTSGASARSRGSRGVRSGLAAAAVAVLAAAGLAGLTALPQTSTREIVAQAGHADPAVQDADPAQGASTPPGEGLGSPVTAPASAASPSAAASSAPAPATTSCTEVVHIGDSSSLASGNTDATVIKDPALRITAQYEDVGVEEVVEDIRPGRGIVERFEKDPGQTNAVQAITAHLPGLDPDGCFVVNVGMNDAALFTKVDMWDQREPRIDMVMKAAQGRRVLWVDVMLMPWAALPNYTMEGAARFNEGLVAATERHPNLWVYDWAHDAADRPEWFGEKDSLHNTVAGAVAKAANMAEALTLAFPAGREPSTERVIVVG, translated from the coding sequence CTTCCCCGGCCTGGACGGCCTGCGCGCGCTCGCGGTCCTGCTCGTGGTGGCCTACCATCTGGGCGTGCCGCACGCCTCCGGCGGCCTGCTCGGCGTGGGCGTGTTCTTCACGCTCTCCGGCTTCCTCATCACCGCGCTGCTGCTGCGCCGGCACGAGCGGCACGGCGAGCTCGACCTCAAGGACTTCTGGATCCGCCGCTTCCGGCGCCTGCTGCCGGCCGTCGTCCTGGTGCTGATCGCCGTGCTGGCCGCCACCGCGCTCGTGGAGCCGGGGGAGTGGGACGAACGCGTCGGCGAGTCCCTCGCCGCCCTGTTCTACGTGGCCAACTGGCACACGATCCTCACGGGCGGCAGCTACTTCGAGCAGATGGACGGCCCCGGGCCGCTGGACCACCTGTGGTCCCTCGCCGTGGAGGAGCAGTACTACCTCGTCTGGCCCCTCCTTCTGCTCGGGCTGCTGGCCCTCACCCGCGGCCTGGGTGGACGGCGGCGCACCGTGGTGCTGTTCGTCGTCGTCGTCCTGCTGGGCACGGCGTCCATGGTGCTGCTGGCTCTCCTCGCGGATCCGCTGGGGGACACGACGCGGGCCTACGAGGGCACCGACACGCGGGCCGGCGGCCTGCTGTGGGGCGCGGCCCTCGCGCTCCTGTGGCGGCCCGCGAGCGTGGGGCGGGTGCGCGGCGCGGCCGTCTGGGCCCTCGACCTCGTGGGCGTCCTGGGCCTCGCCGGGATCCTGGCCCTGGTGGCCACCACGGACCAGGACTCGCCCTCCCTCTACACGTGGGGCATCGCCGCGCTGACCGTGGCCACGTGCGCCGCCGTCCTTCCCCTCGTGCACCCCGCGTCCCGGCTCGGCCGCGTCCTCGGCGTCGCGCCGCTGCGCTGGATCGGCGCGCGCAGCTACGGGATCTACCTGTGGCACATGCCCGTGGTCGCCTTCCTGCCGGACCGCGCGCTCTACGGCCAGCCCGTGCTGCGCGGGGCCCTCATCCTGGGGCTCACCCTGCTCATCGCGGCCCTGTCCTGGCGGTTCGTGGAGGACCCCATCCGCCACCACGGCCTCCGCGCCGTCCTGACGGGCCGCGCGCCCGCGCGGCGGTCCGGGGCGGAGGGGGAGACGACGTCGGGCGCCTCCGCGCGCTCGCGAGGGTCCCGCGGGGTGCGGTCCGGCCTGGCCGCGGCGGCCGTGGCCGTGCTCGCCGCGGCGGGCCTGGCCGGGCTGACGGCCCTGCCGCAGACCTCCACCAGGGAGATCGTGGCGCAGGCCGGGCACGCGGACCCGGCAGTGCAGGACGCCGACCCGGCTCAGGGCGCCTCCACGCCGCCCGGGGAGGGCCTCGGCTCACCCGTGACGGCCCCGGCCTCCGCGGCGAGCCCGTCGGCCGCCGCCTCGTCGGCCCCCGCGCCCGCCACGACCTCCTGCACCGAGGTGGTGCACATCGGCGACTCCAGCTCCCTGGCCTCCGGCAACACCGACGCGACCGTGATCAAGGACCCCGCCCTGCGCATCACGGCCCAGTACGAGGACGTGGGCGTGGAGGAGGTCGTGGAGGACATCCGGCCCGGGCGCGGGATCGTCGAGCGCTTCGAGAAGGACCCGGGCCAGACCAACGCCGTGCAGGCCATCACGGCCCATCTGCCCGGCCTCGACCCGGACGGCTGCTTCGTGGTCAACGTCGGCATGAACGACGCTGCCCTCTTCACCAAGGTGGACATGTGGGACCAGCGGGAGCCGCGGATCGACATGGTGATGAAGGCCGCCCAGGGCCGACGCGTCCTGTGGGTGGACGTGATGCTGATGCCGTGGGCCGCCCTCCCGAACTACACCATGGAGGGTGCGGCCCGTTTCAACGAGGGGCTCGTCGCCGCCACCGAGCGCCACCCCAACCTGTGGGTCTACGACTGGGCGCACGACGCGGCGGACCGCCCCGAGTGGTTCGGTGAGAAGGACTCCCTCCACAACACCGTGGCGGGGGCGGTCGCGAAGGCCGCGAACATGGCCGAGGCCCTCACGCTGGCCTTCCCCGCGGGCCGGGAGCCCTCCACGGAGCGGGTCATCGTCGTCGGGTGA
- a CDS encoding phosphatase domain-containing protein — protein MPADAARTDPARPPRQAGVPTPAENMATHLQESWNRWHRARALRAGHVPTAMAFTGYGSTSWVRVFSRVVIANDADFLNGRRLSKVVADGVRGWRNFVAPPMAYAEVTVTVGERTTTVRADRMGVVDAVIDVQLEPGWQTATLDVGDEESVTMDLYIADPAARVGLVSDIDDTVVVTSLPRPMLAAWNSFVIDEHARTPTPGMAVLLRRIAELEPHAPVIYLSTGAWNVAQTLSRFLGRNLYPLGALLLTTWGPTKDRWFRSGQEHKVTQLQRLAEEFPDMQWILVGDDGQHDPEIYADFAHRHPDKVKAIVIRQLTPSEALLAGGRAEGTRQSTPGIPWCYGPDGAALSEQLEKLRILPVEFVDVHPEGWREDILGDDATALGVRETSDEAAEDDALARRSVAEGS, from the coding sequence ATGCCCGCCGACGCCGCCCGCACCGATCCCGCCCGCCCGCCGCGCCAGGCGGGGGTTCCGACCCCCGCCGAGAACATGGCCACCCACCTCCAGGAGAGCTGGAACCGGTGGCACCGTGCCCGCGCCCTGCGCGCCGGCCACGTGCCCACGGCCATGGCGTTCACGGGCTACGGCTCCACCTCGTGGGTGCGGGTCTTCTCCCGCGTGGTGATCGCCAACGACGCCGACTTCCTCAACGGCCGGCGTCTGTCCAAGGTCGTGGCCGACGGCGTGCGAGGCTGGCGCAACTTCGTGGCCCCGCCCATGGCGTACGCCGAGGTCACGGTCACCGTGGGGGAGCGGACCACCACGGTGCGCGCCGACCGCATGGGTGTGGTGGACGCCGTCATCGACGTCCAGCTGGAGCCCGGCTGGCAGACCGCCACGCTGGACGTCGGCGACGAGGAGTCCGTGACCATGGACCTCTACATCGCGGACCCGGCGGCGCGCGTCGGCCTCGTCTCGGACATCGACGACACCGTGGTGGTCACGTCCCTCCCTCGCCCGATGCTGGCCGCGTGGAACTCGTTCGTGATCGACGAGCACGCCCGCACGCCCACTCCGGGCATGGCGGTGCTGCTGCGGCGCATCGCCGAGCTGGAGCCGCACGCGCCCGTGATCTACCTGTCCACGGGCGCATGGAACGTGGCGCAGACCCTCTCCCGCTTCCTGGGCCGCAACCTGTACCCGCTGGGCGCGCTGCTGCTCACCACGTGGGGTCCCACGAAGGACCGCTGGTTCCGCTCCGGCCAGGAGCACAAGGTCACCCAGCTCCAGCGCCTGGCCGAGGAGTTCCCGGACATGCAGTGGATCCTCGTGGGCGACGACGGCCAGCACGACCCCGAGATCTACGCCGACTTCGCGCATCGCCACCCGGACAAGGTCAAGGCGATCGTGATCCGTCAGCTGACCCCCTCGGAGGCCCTGCTCGCGGGCGGCCGCGCGGAGGGCACCCGTCAGTCCACCCCCGGCATCCCGTGGTGCTACGGGCCGGACGGGGCCGCCCTGTCCGAGCAGCTCGAGAAGCTGCGCATCCTGCCCGTGGAGTTCGTGGACGTGCACCCGGAGGGCTGGCGGGAGGACATCCTGGGCGACGACGCGACGGCGCTGGGAGTGCGAGAGACGTCGGACGAGGCGGCGGAGGACGACGCGCTGGCGCGGCGTTCCGTGGCGGAGGGCTCGTGA
- a CDS encoding thioesterase family protein — MTGAAELRSVEVRIPLRWADMDAYGHINNIAVVQLLEEARVAAFGVPSGTGAGGGATVPIDLLEGVGEGVRTFISEHTVKYRAQMPYRPVPLRVVVSVDAVKAASVHVGYRLHDGVDDALCATATSVMVFVDGATGRPVRVTPEQRAALAG, encoded by the coding sequence GTGACCGGCGCCGCGGAGCTGCGCTCCGTGGAGGTGCGCATCCCGCTGCGCTGGGCGGACATGGACGCCTACGGCCACATCAACAACATCGCCGTGGTGCAGCTGCTCGAGGAGGCGCGCGTGGCCGCGTTCGGCGTCCCCTCGGGGACGGGCGCGGGCGGCGGGGCGACGGTGCCGATCGACCTGCTCGAGGGCGTCGGCGAGGGCGTGCGCACGTTCATCTCCGAGCACACCGTGAAGTACCGCGCGCAGATGCCGTACCGGCCCGTGCCGCTGCGCGTTGTCGTGAGCGTGGACGCGGTGAAGGCGGCATCCGTGCACGTGGGCTACCGGCTGCACGACGGCGTGGACGACGCCCTGTGCGCCACCGCCACGTCCGTCATGGTGTTCGTCGACGGCGCCACCGGCCGCCCGGTGCGAGTGACCCCGGAGCAGCGGGCGGCACTGGCCGGCTGA
- the gdhA gene encoding NADP-specific glutamate dehydrogenase produces the protein MHQVLHTLRDEVFARNPGEAEFHQAVSEVFEALDPVVERHPQYVEAGVLHRLCEPERQIIFRVPWVDDQGTVQVNRGFRVEFNSALGPYKGGLRFHPSVYLGIIKFLGFEQIFKNSLTGMPIGGGKGGSDFDPAGRSDGEIMRFCQSFMTELHRHIGEHTDVPAGDIGVGGREIGYMFGQYKRLTNRFEAGVLTGKGLTWGGSLVRTEATGYGAVMFADSMLRTRGESMDGQQVLISGSGNVAIYAAEKAAALGATVLTASDSAGYIVDPDGIDVDLLKQLKEVERARISEYAERKGGRARYVAGGSVWDVEGTVALPCATQNELDENAAKTLLKQGVKAVAEGANMPCTESAAHLFVAAGTLFGPGKAANAGGVATSALEMQQNAVRDSWGFEYTHDRLEQIMRDIHDRCVETAEEYGTPGNYAAGANIAGFIKVADAMIAQGVV, from the coding sequence ATGCATCAGGTTCTGCACACGCTCCGCGACGAGGTCTTCGCCCGCAACCCCGGTGAGGCCGAGTTCCACCAGGCCGTGTCCGAGGTGTTCGAGGCACTGGATCCCGTGGTGGAGCGCCACCCCCAGTACGTGGAGGCGGGCGTCCTGCACCGCCTCTGCGAGCCGGAGCGCCAGATCATCTTCCGCGTGCCGTGGGTCGACGACCAGGGCACCGTGCAGGTCAACCGCGGCTTCCGCGTGGAGTTCAACTCGGCCCTCGGCCCGTACAAGGGCGGGCTGCGCTTCCACCCCTCGGTGTACCTGGGCATCATCAAGTTCCTGGGCTTCGAACAGATCTTCAAGAACTCCCTCACCGGCATGCCGATCGGCGGCGGCAAGGGCGGCTCCGACTTCGACCCGGCCGGCCGCTCCGACGGCGAGATCATGCGCTTCTGCCAGTCGTTCATGACCGAGCTGCACCGCCACATCGGCGAGCACACGGACGTCCCCGCGGGAGACATCGGCGTGGGCGGGCGCGAGATCGGCTACATGTTCGGCCAGTACAAGCGCCTCACCAACCGCTTCGAGGCCGGCGTGCTCACGGGCAAGGGCCTCACCTGGGGCGGCTCGCTCGTGCGCACCGAGGCCACCGGCTACGGCGCCGTCATGTTCGCCGACTCCATGCTCCGCACCCGCGGCGAGTCAATGGACGGCCAGCAGGTCCTCATCTCCGGCTCCGGCAACGTGGCGATCTACGCCGCGGAGAAGGCGGCCGCCCTCGGTGCCACCGTGCTCACGGCCTCGGACTCCGCCGGCTACATCGTGGACCCGGACGGGATCGACGTCGACCTGCTCAAGCAGCTCAAGGAGGTCGAGCGCGCCCGCATCTCCGAGTACGCCGAGCGCAAGGGCGGCCGCGCCCGCTACGTGGCCGGCGGCTCCGTGTGGGACGTCGAGGGCACGGTCGCGCTGCCCTGCGCCACGCAGAACGAGCTCGACGAGAACGCCGCGAAGACGCTTCTGAAGCAGGGCGTGAAGGCCGTGGCCGAGGGTGCGAACATGCCCTGCACCGAGTCCGCCGCCCACCTGTTCGTGGCCGCCGGCACGCTGTTCGGCCCCGGCAAGGCGGCCAACGCCGGCGGTGTGGCCACGTCCGCCCTGGAGATGCAGCAGAACGCGGTGCGTGACTCGTGGGGCTTCGAGTACACCCACGACCGCCTCGAGCAGATCATGCGGGACATCCACGACCGCTGCGTGGAGACCGCCGAGGAGTACGGCACGCCGGGCAACTACGCGGCCGGCGCGAACATCGCGGGCTTCATCAAGGTGGCCGACGCCATGATCGCCCAGGGCGTGGTCTGA
- a CDS encoding glycosyltransferase family 1 protein, translating to MRVAVIAESFLPHMNGVTNSILQVLRHLRERGDEAIVIAPAASWTAGWTQRAGAGHAPREVEGFPVHALPSMPMSGYASVRVAAGTVARLRGILADFGPDVVHIASPFVLGWRGVQAAEELGIPSVAVYQTEVPRYATKYGLPWLEDVLWNHVARLHNTATLTLAPSSFTVRQLHRVGVRRVHLWGRGVDSRRFHPAKRDEALRAELAPHGERLIGFVGRLAHEKQVEDLRALADLPGTRLVVIGSGPLRETLERQLPGARFAGFQGGEDLARHVASLDLFVHPGESDTFGQTLQEAMASGVPVVAVGRGGPLDIVDSSRTGWIYQPGDLDEMRDRVADLVYDDVKRAAFAHAAWESVQGRTWPVLCEQLVGYYEKAIHVQHRRRGELARRLLTSPALLAHRVFG from the coding sequence GTGCGTGTAGCCGTGATCGCTGAGTCCTTCCTGCCCCACATGAACGGGGTCACCAACTCCATCCTCCAGGTGCTGCGTCACCTGCGGGAGCGCGGCGACGAGGCCATCGTCATCGCCCCCGCCGCCTCGTGGACCGCGGGCTGGACCCAGCGCGCGGGCGCCGGCCACGCCCCCCGCGAGGTCGAGGGCTTCCCCGTGCACGCCCTCCCCTCCATGCCCATGTCCGGCTACGCGTCCGTGCGCGTGGCCGCCGGCACCGTGGCCCGCCTGCGCGGCATCCTGGCGGACTTCGGCCCGGACGTGGTGCACATCGCCTCCCCGTTCGTGCTCGGCTGGCGCGGCGTGCAGGCCGCCGAGGAGCTCGGCATCCCCTCCGTGGCCGTCTACCAGACCGAAGTGCCGCGCTACGCCACCAAGTACGGGCTCCCGTGGCTCGAGGACGTGCTCTGGAACCACGTGGCCCGCCTGCACAACACGGCCACCCTCACGCTCGCGCCGTCGTCGTTCACCGTGCGCCAGCTGCACCGCGTAGGCGTGCGCCGCGTGCACCTGTGGGGCCGCGGCGTGGACTCCCGCCGCTTCCACCCCGCCAAGCGGGACGAGGCGCTGCGCGCCGAGCTGGCCCCCCACGGCGAGCGCCTCATCGGCTTCGTGGGGCGTCTGGCGCACGAGAAGCAGGTGGAGGACCTCCGCGCGCTCGCGGACCTGCCCGGCACGCGCCTCGTCGTCATCGGTTCGGGCCCCCTGCGCGAGACGCTCGAGCGCCAGCTGCCCGGCGCCCGCTTCGCCGGCTTCCAGGGAGGCGAGGACCTCGCCCGGCACGTGGCCAGCCTGGACCTGTTCGTGCACCCCGGCGAGTCGGACACCTTCGGTCAGACCCTCCAGGAGGCCATGGCCTCGGGCGTGCCCGTCGTGGCCGTGGGCCGCGGCGGCCCGCTGGACATCGTGGACTCCTCCCGCACCGGCTGGATCTACCAGCCCGGCGACCTCGACGAGATGCGGGACCGCGTCGCCGACCTCGTGTACGACGACGTCAAGCGCGCCGCCTTCGCGCACGCCGCGTGGGAGTCCGTGCAGGGCCGCACGTGGCCCGTGCTGTGCGAGCAGCTCGTGGGCTACTACGAGAAGGCCATCCACGTGCAGCACCGCCGCCGCGGCGAGCTGGCGCGGCGTCTCCTCACCTCGCCGGCCCTGCTGGCCCACCGCGTCTTCGGCTGA
- a CDS encoding DUF6350 family protein: MPPLLRPLPLPLWLQGVVEALVTALISLLIVLIPTLLVWVTGGFHRPRIDDVLQVGGTLWLVQHAVPVTVTTTLPSAAEPSLVGTAWLVPWGLTLVPLALSWRAGRRLARASYRDQAWQAFAGAVAAYALVGLTVALLPAHGELTVSPWAGTLLPALLFTGAALAGARREAGTWAHLIGVDLTERIARRSQYERWAGTYAWSVVRAAVVALVSLAGLCALLVAGRLVGEWTAVVHLYQEVGAGTLGGTMLTLLHVGYLPTFTAWAAAWTAGPGFSVGSDSLYSAFGATASAAPALPVFAALPAPGQPWHPVFVLVPVLAGAVAGWWLLREGENHLDDWLDARFPNRAASLALSTLALSVLLGLVAALLALLPLALTNGTLGVGTLTQIGSNVGAVAAALAGWLALGCAVGYLAALALQDRPWEGARARAGTAARRGAAGGASAVRDRALATGARVRSAGEGLLVRGRRAGQDGWAAARARMPRRGSRAVTPQDAPTPSGSGSSAAPSAGEAPASGQAAAAGEAPARPAAPADAGRRTPRSRPRPRRALD; this comes from the coding sequence ATGCCCCCTCTCCTGCGCCCCCTGCCCCTGCCGCTCTGGCTCCAAGGGGTGGTGGAGGCGCTCGTGACGGCGCTGATCAGCCTGCTCATCGTGCTGATCCCCACCCTGCTGGTGTGGGTGACCGGCGGGTTCCACCGTCCCCGCATCGACGACGTGCTGCAGGTGGGCGGAACCCTGTGGCTCGTGCAGCACGCCGTGCCCGTCACGGTCACCACCACCCTGCCCTCGGCCGCGGAGCCGAGCCTCGTCGGGACGGCGTGGCTCGTGCCATGGGGGCTCACCCTCGTCCCGCTCGCGCTCAGCTGGCGCGCCGGGCGGCGGCTCGCCCGGGCCTCGTACCGCGATCAGGCGTGGCAGGCCTTCGCGGGCGCGGTGGCCGCCTACGCGCTCGTCGGCCTGACCGTGGCCCTGCTGCCGGCCCACGGGGAGCTCACGGTCTCCCCGTGGGCCGGCACCCTGCTGCCCGCCCTGCTCTTCACGGGCGCGGCGCTCGCGGGCGCCCGCCGGGAGGCCGGCACGTGGGCCCACCTGATCGGCGTGGACCTCACCGAGCGGATCGCCCGCCGGTCCCAATACGAGCGCTGGGCCGGCACGTACGCGTGGTCGGTGGTCCGCGCCGCCGTCGTGGCGCTCGTGAGCCTCGCCGGCCTGTGCGCGCTCCTGGTCGCGGGGCGCCTCGTGGGCGAGTGGACCGCCGTCGTGCACCTCTACCAGGAGGTCGGCGCCGGGACGCTCGGCGGGACCATGCTCACGCTCCTGCACGTGGGCTACCTGCCCACCTTCACGGCGTGGGCCGCGGCGTGGACGGCGGGCCCCGGGTTCTCCGTGGGCTCGGACAGCCTGTACTCGGCCTTCGGGGCGACGGCGTCCGCTGCCCCCGCGCTGCCCGTCTTCGCCGCGCTGCCCGCGCCGGGGCAGCCATGGCATCCCGTGTTCGTGCTGGTCCCCGTGCTCGCCGGGGCCGTCGCCGGCTGGTGGCTGCTGCGCGAGGGGGAGAACCACCTCGACGACTGGCTCGACGCCCGCTTCCCGAACCGCGCCGCGTCCCTCGCGCTCTCCACGCTCGCGCTCTCGGTGCTCCTGGGCCTCGTGGCCGCGCTGCTCGCGCTGCTCCCGCTCGCCCTCACCAACGGGACGCTCGGGGTGGGCACGCTGACGCAGATCGGGTCGAACGTGGGGGCCGTCGCGGCTGCTCTGGCCGGGTGGCTCGCGCTGGGCTGCGCCGTCGGCTATCTGGCGGCCCTCGCCCTGCAGGACCGCCCGTGGGAGGGCGCGCGGGCCCGCGCCGGGACCGCGGCGCGGCGCGGGGCCGCCGGCGGTGCGTCGGCCGTCCGGGACCGGGCGCTCGCCACGGGTGCGCGCGTGCGCTCTGCGGGGGAGGGGCTGCTGGTGCGGGGACGACGCGCGGGCCAGGACGGGTGGGCCGCCGCGCGCGCACGCATGCCGCGCCGCGGGTCCCGGGCCGTGACACCCCAGGACGCGCCGACGCCGTCGGGCTCCGGCTCGAGCGCCGCGCCGTCTGCGGGCGAGGCACCCGCCTCCGGTCAGGCAGCCGCCGCCGGTGAGGCTCCCGCCCGTCCTGCGGCACCGGCCGATGCTGGACGTCGGACCCCACGGTCCCGACCGCGGCCGCGCCGCGCCCTGGACTGA
- the purN gene encoding phosphoribosylglycinamide formyltransferase, which yields MRIVALVSGSGTNLQAVLDAVASGALDVEVAAVGSDVPAAQGLERARAHGIPAFAVPPAEHASRAEWDAALADAVAAHEPDWVVCSGFMRILGAPLLERFPGHILNTHPALLPAFPGAHGVRDALAHGVKVAGCTVHVVDAGVDTGPILAQAAVPVLDTDTEETLHERIKVQERALLLRTLGELSGAPRP from the coding sequence ATGCGCATCGTTGCCCTCGTCTCCGGTTCCGGCACCAACCTCCAGGCCGTCCTGGACGCCGTCGCGTCCGGGGCGCTGGACGTGGAGGTCGCCGCCGTCGGCTCGGACGTTCCCGCCGCCCAGGGCCTGGAGCGCGCCCGAGCACACGGGATCCCGGCGTTCGCGGTGCCGCCGGCGGAGCACGCCTCCCGCGCGGAGTGGGACGCCGCGCTCGCGGATGCCGTGGCCGCCCACGAGCCGGACTGGGTGGTCTGCTCCGGGTTCATGCGGATCCTCGGCGCGCCCCTGCTCGAGCGCTTCCCCGGGCACATCCTCAACACCCACCCGGCCCTGCTGCCCGCGTTCCCCGGAGCCCACGGCGTGCGGGACGCCCTCGCACATGGCGTGAAGGTCGCCGGCTGCACCGTGCACGTGGTGGACGCCGGCGTGGACACCGGGCCGATCCTGGCGCAGGCCGCCGTCCCGGTGCTGGACACGGACACGGAGGAGACCCTCCACGAGCGCATCAAGGTGCAGGAGCGCGCACTGCTGCTGCGCACCCTCGGCGAGCTGTCCGGGGCGCCGCGCCCCTGA